The proteins below come from a single Pseudochaenichthys georgianus chromosome 14, fPseGeo1.2, whole genome shotgun sequence genomic window:
- the LOC117459100 gene encoding ATP-sensitive inward rectifier potassium channel 1-like encodes MVSLSSYRMFQVLQGHIQPAPHRGRKTRLVTKDGRCNIEFGNIEYSNHFAYLLDFWTTFVEIRWRFVLLLFVASFTGSWFVFSLLWYWIAKSNGDLTGQNRTDGHVQCIDNVNGLTTAFLYSLETQTTIGYGGRALTGHCAGTIALIIIQSLIGVFINCFMCGVILAKISLPKRRAKSITFSDTAVICLEKGSLCLLLRVANLRKTLLIGSQIYGKLLRTTTAPDGDTVILDQVDIDFMVDSGKDNLFFVCPLTLYHVINTSSPFYELSADSLPNQDFELVVFLDGTAESTSSSCQVRTSYIPQEIQWGFSFLPIISRTKTGKYRVDFSNFSKSVRVTTPHCVHCFETDADQKNHNSHNQENQDKQQKLGIDNLGFQVIDIHDSMDITKM; translated from the exons ATGGTCTCACTTAGCAG ctaCAGGATGTTCCAGGTGCTCCAGGGTCACATCCAGCCGGCTCCACACAGAGGCCGTAAAACCCGCCTGGTCACCAAAGACGGGCGCTGCAACATCGAGTTCGGCAACATCGAGTACAGCAACCACTTTGCGTACCTACTGGACTTCTGGACGACGTTCGTGGAGATCCGCTGGCGCTTCGTTCTGCTTCTGTTCGTGGCCTCGTTCACCGGCAGCTGGTTCGTCTTCAGCCTCCTGTGGTACTGGATCGCAAAGAGCAACGGGGATCTGACGGGGCAGAACCGAACCGACGGACATGTGCAGTGCATCGATAACGTCAACGGTCTCACGACGGCGTTTCTCTACTCGTTGGAGACTCAAACCACCATTGGTTACGGGGGTAGAGCGTTAACCGGACACTGCGCCGGAACAATCGCTCTAATCATCATCCAATCTCTAATCGGCGTCTTCATCAATTGCTTCATGTGTGGCGTCATATTAGCCAAGATCTCGTTACCCAAAAGACGGGCGAAGAGCATCACCTTCAGCGACACGGCCGTCATCTGCCTGGAGAAAGGAAGTCTGTGTCTTCTGCTACGAGTCGCGAATCTACGAAAGACGTTACTGATCGGCAGCCAGATTTACGGAAAGCTGCTCAGGACAACGACCGCTCCCGATGGAGACACCGTCATTCTGGATCAGGTGGATATCGACTTTATGGTGGACAGTGGAAAGGATAACTTGTTTTTTGTTTGCCCTTTGACCCTGTACCATGTGATTAACACTTCCAGTCCGTTCTACGAGCTTTCAGCGGACTCTCTCCCCAACCAGGACTTTGAGTTGGTGGTCTTTTTGGACGGGACAGCAGAGTCTACTAGTTCTTCCTGCCAGGTCCGAACCTCCTACATCCCTCAGGAGATCCAGTGGGGGTTCAGCTTTCTGCCCATCATCTCCCGCACCAAGACGGGAAAGTACCGGGTGGACTTCTCAAACTTTTCCAAAAGCGTACGGGTCACAACGCCGCACTGCGTCCACTGCTTTGAGACGGACGCAGACCAGAAAAACCACAACAGTCACAATCAGGAGAATCAGGACAAACAGCAGAAGTTGGGCATCGACAACCTCGGGTTTCAGGTGATCGACATTCACGACTCTATGGACATCACTAAAATGTGA